From a single Campylobacter concisus genomic region:
- a CDS encoding mechanosensitive ion channel domain-containing protein, translating to MKKIIALLLFCFALYAEENVTLEQNGSQNLQNNELIKDISNLDNSLKNNIWITRYANYNTYQRLIDELEKNENELKKLDKSSRRGSDIIKRIQTLKEQINLLKEYEKTPFSNMLAAPEMDTPPRITSPVALISGFSYIKKIKSDKIEYQRHIKELDTLLEKLETKENLLNRLNLIEENEQNRESLNLVKQEIGDFKAAKQIADTTYNVYEKRADEAINLTTSDIKAQFLSMGYTAIIILLTIGLTFIAKFIVKRTITDNERFYTVNKFLNVLNITVIIIILLFSYIENVTYLVTVLGFASAGIAIAMKDMFMSMLGWMVIMFGGSIHVGDRIRVFHDGSEFVGDVIDISLLRLTVFEDVSYSTYKTNRRAGRIIFVPNNYIFTDLIANYAHYGMKTVWDGIDIMISFDSNHKKAVYLARNVVKKYSKGYTDIAKRQMNKLRSQYSIKNPNVEPRIYTFFEPYGINISCWFMSNSYATLALRSTISAEIIEAFLAQDDIKIAYPTQTMFIGKKENPSDHTAHSEQESENS from the coding sequence ATGAAAAAGATCATAGCTTTACTACTTTTTTGCTTTGCCCTTTATGCTGAGGAGAACGTTACGCTTGAGCAAAATGGCTCACAAAATTTACAAAATAACGAGCTTATTAAAGATATTTCGAATCTAGATAACTCCTTAAAAAACAATATCTGGATCACAAGGTATGCTAACTATAACACTTATCAAAGACTTATTGATGAGCTTGAAAAAAATGAAAATGAACTAAAGAAACTGGATAAAAGCTCAAGAAGAGGCAGCGATATCATAAAAAGAATCCAAACTCTAAAAGAGCAGATAAATTTACTAAAAGAGTATGAAAAAACGCCATTTTCAAATATGCTAGCAGCTCCTGAAATGGATACTCCACCAAGGATAACAAGTCCCGTTGCACTTATATCTGGCTTTTCGTATATCAAAAAGATAAAGAGTGATAAGATCGAGTATCAAAGGCATATAAAAGAGCTTGATACGCTTTTGGAAAAGCTTGAAACAAAAGAAAATTTACTAAATAGACTAAATTTGATCGAAGAAAATGAGCAAAATAGGGAAAGCTTAAACTTGGTAAAACAAGAAATAGGCGACTTTAAAGCGGCAAAACAGATCGCTGATACAACTTATAATGTCTATGAAAAAAGAGCTGATGAGGCTATAAATTTAACCACCTCTGATATAAAAGCTCAGTTTTTAAGTATGGGCTATACGGCTATCATTATCCTTTTGACGATTGGACTAACATTTATCGCTAAATTTATAGTTAAAAGAACGATTACTGATAATGAGAGATTTTACACGGTCAATAAATTTTTAAACGTTCTAAATATAACCGTAATCATCATAATCTTGCTTTTTTCGTATATAGAAAATGTCACTTATCTCGTAACTGTGCTAGGTTTTGCTTCAGCTGGTATCGCCATTGCGATGAAAGATATGTTTATGAGTATGCTTGGCTGGATGGTGATCATGTTTGGTGGCTCTATACATGTTGGTGATAGGATTAGGGTATTTCATGATGGGAGCGAATTTGTAGGCGACGTCATTGATATTTCGCTACTTCGCTTAACTGTTTTTGAGGATGTTAGCTACTCAACCTATAAAACAAACCGCCGTGCAGGTAGGATCATCTTTGTACCAAATAACTATATTTTTACAGACCTAATCGCAAACTATGCTCACTATGGCATGAAGACCGTTTGGGACGGTATAGATATCATGATAAGCTTTGATAGTAACCATAAAAAGGCTGTCTATCTAGCAAGAAATGTCGTTAAGAAATACTCAAAAGGCTACACTGATATCGCAAAACGCCAGATGAATAAATTAAGAAGTCAATACAGCATCAAAAATCCAAACGTCGAGCCAAGAATTTATACGTTTTTTGAGCCTTATGGCATAAATATCTCATGCTGGTTTATGTCAAATTCCTATGCCACGTTGGCACTTAGAAGCACGATAAGTGCTGAGATCATCGAGGCTTTTTTAGCTCAAGATGATATAAAGATCGCTTATCCAACACAAACTATGTTTATAGGCAAAAAAGAAAATCCAAGCGATCACACCGCTCACAGCGAGCAAGAGAGTGAAAATTCTTAA
- the mtaB gene encoding tRNA (N(6)-L-threonylcarbamoyladenosine(37)-C(2))-methylthiotransferase MtaB — MQKIFFKTFGCRTNIYDTELLKSYIKDYEITNDEESADIVVINSCTVTNSADSGVRNYINGVKRRGAKVVLTGCGAVSKGKELFNSGIFGVLGASKKSDLNELLKQEKPFFELGNLNSVDKNIVTNYENHTKAFIKIQEGCNFSCSYCIIPSVRGKARSMDEAMILKEARILAQNGYNELVLTGTNIGSYGKDTNSSLGKLLANLGKISGIRRIRLGSIEPSQIDESFREILKEEWLERHLHIALQHTSQAMLKIMRRRNNAFSDLELFNELSSLGFALGTDYIVGHPGESEEIWAEAVENFKKFPITHLHAFVYSPRRDTHSATLKSDVSGDVAKSRLKILQGITLQNNENFRKKHNGALKILVEQKNGEFYEGFDQFYNKAKILSQKDITKEWVEVSEYEVKPDANYAKI; from the coding sequence ATGCAAAAGATATTTTTTAAAACATTTGGGTGTCGCACAAATATCTATGATACTGAGCTTTTAAAAAGCTACATCAAGGACTACGAGATCACAAATGATGAAGAGAGCGCTGATATCGTGGTCATAAACTCGTGCACTGTTACAAATTCTGCTGATAGTGGTGTTAGAAACTACATAAACGGCGTAAAAAGGCGTGGGGCGAAGGTGGTGCTGACCGGATGTGGTGCGGTTAGTAAGGGTAAAGAGCTATTTAATAGCGGTATATTTGGCGTACTTGGAGCTAGTAAAAAGAGCGATCTAAATGAGCTTTTAAAGCAAGAAAAGCCATTTTTTGAGCTTGGAAATTTAAACTCAGTTGATAAAAACATTGTCACAAATTATGAAAATCACACAAAGGCTTTTATAAAGATTCAAGAAGGCTGCAACTTTAGCTGCAGCTACTGCATCATCCCTTCAGTTCGTGGTAAGGCTAGAAGCATGGATGAGGCTATGATATTAAAAGAGGCAAGAATTTTAGCCCAAAATGGCTATAATGAGCTTGTCCTAACTGGCACAAATATAGGTAGCTACGGCAAAGATACAAATAGCTCTCTTGGTAAGCTTTTGGCAAACTTGGGTAAAATTTCTGGCATAAGACGCATTCGGCTTGGAAGCATTGAGCCAAGCCAGATAGATGAGAGCTTTAGAGAAATTTTAAAAGAAGAGTGGCTGGAGCGTCATTTGCACATCGCACTTCAGCACACGAGTCAGGCTATGCTAAAGATTATGCGAAGACGAAATAACGCATTTAGTGATTTGGAACTTTTTAATGAGCTTAGCTCACTTGGCTTTGCGCTTGGCACGGACTACATCGTGGGTCATCCTGGTGAGAGTGAGGAAATTTGGGCAGAGGCTGTGGAAAATTTTAAAAAATTTCCTATCACACATCTGCATGCTTTTGTCTATTCGCCAAGGCGTGATACGCACTCAGCTACGCTAAAAAGCGATGTTAGCGGCGATGTGGCAAAAAGTAGGCTAAAAATTTTACAAGGCATTACTTTGCAAAATAATGAAAATTTTAGGAAAAAGCATAACGGAGCTTTGAAAATTTTAGTCGAGCAAAAAAATGGTGAGTTTTACGAGGGCTTTGATCAGTTTTACAACAAAGCTAAAATTTTAAGCCAAAAAGATATAACAAAAGAGTGGGTGGAGGTAAGCGAATATGAAGTTAAGCCAGATGCCAATTATGCAAAAATTTAA
- the aroB gene encoding 3-dehydroquinate synthase, translated as MQINLNLKEKASGYKIYINELERLELKGKVGIVTNAKVAGLHLEKLLSILKCDEKFIISVPDGEEYKNLKTLEQILEQLFVSKFDRSSTLIAFGGGVISDMTGFAASIYERGINFINIPTTLLAQVDASVGGKTGVNNTFGKNLIGSFYQPKAVFCEINFLKTLPKREFAAGVAEALKMAITFDKEMFDWLKSVNLDDENLAKLVEKSVILKAKVVEQDVKEKGLRAILNYGHTFAHVIENETNYKEFLHGEAVAIGMNMANRLSVKLGLMSEVEAEHIKQVLVKFGLPVSYKIENEYAFYEAFFMDKKTKDDKINFIIADKIGSAIIKNDVKKEDVLKILREFK; from the coding sequence ATGCAGATAAATTTAAATCTTAAAGAAAAAGCATCAGGTTATAAAATTTATATAAACGAGCTTGAAAGACTAGAACTAAAAGGCAAGGTTGGCATAGTTACAAACGCTAAAGTAGCGGGGCTTCATCTTGAAAAGCTACTTAGTATTTTGAAGTGTGATGAGAAATTTATCATAAGTGTGCCTGACGGCGAAGAGTATAAAAATTTAAAGACGTTAGAGCAAATTTTGGAGCAGCTTTTTGTGAGTAAATTTGATCGCTCATCTACGCTAATCGCCTTTGGTGGTGGCGTCATAAGCGATATGACTGGCTTTGCGGCGAGCATCTATGAAAGAGGGATAAATTTTATAAATATCCCAACTACGCTTCTAGCGCAAGTCGATGCGAGTGTTGGCGGAAAAACGGGTGTAAATAACACATTTGGCAAAAATTTAATAGGCTCTTTTTATCAGCCAAAGGCAGTTTTTTGTGAGATAAATTTCTTAAAGACATTACCAAAGAGAGAATTTGCAGCTGGTGTTGCTGAGGCTTTAAAAATGGCGATAACATTTGATAAAGAGATGTTTGATTGGCTAAAGAGCGTAAATTTAGATGATGAAAATTTAGCCAAGCTAGTTGAGAAGTCGGTAATTTTAAAAGCAAAAGTGGTTGAACAAGATGTGAAAGAAAAAGGGCTAAGAGCCATCCTAAACTACGGCCATACCTTTGCTCACGTTATAGAAAATGAGACAAATTATAAAGAATTTTTACACGGCGAAGCAGTGGCGATAGGTATGAATATGGCAAATCGCTTAAGTGTAAAACTAGGGCTCATGAGCGAGGTAGAAGCAGAGCATATCAAACAGGTTTTGGTAAAATTTGGCCTTCCAGTAAGCTACAAAATAGAAAATGAATATGCATTTTACGAGGCATTTTTTATGGATAAAAAGACAAAAGATGATAAGATAAATTTCATCATTGCAGATAAAATCGGCAGTGCGATCATTAAAAATGACGTCAAAAAAGAAGACGTTTTAAAAATTTTAAGAGAATTTAAATGA
- a CDS encoding ATP-dependent metallopeptidase FtsH/Yme1/Tma family protein produces the protein MQKFKFNKKNILIIAAVALISVLLFAVSKEPRNITYSQYMQLMDGNFIDRAVIDDDEVVLYAQNNRFYIIKDGIDLKELIKKVPVEKTKQYITPGMIWGFIIFVCFVLWYAYIFRSIRKKEESLLSKKEGAFEIESVLNQNTMPVISNVRFSDVAGISEVKSELSEIVDFLKNPQKYRNFGIKMPKGVLMIGPPGVGKTLVAKAVAGEANVPFFYQNGASFVQIYVGMGAKRVRELFSRAKSYAPSIIFIDEIDAVGKSRGGTRNDEREATLNQLLTEMDGFEDNSGVIVIAATNRIEMIDEALLRSGRFDRRIFLSMPDFNDRVAILNTYLRDKNCEVPAEDIARMSVGFSGAALSTLVNEAAINALRNGESVLRMRDFEAVLNKVLLGKKKVLSYSESEKKIQAIYQGAKALSAYWFDVKFEKISLIEDRFMATEQEIESKSQMLSRIKVLISGMCKLEIDENDIFSNSSNDLNLAKEIASKMVYEYGMGNSFVPNPNDVEEILKQAKDEIMSFLKGTNEQIARISSYLLAYESVDKETLAKILNENY, from the coding sequence ATGCAAAAATTTAAATTTAATAAAAAAAATATCCTAATAATTGCAGCTGTCGCATTAATCAGCGTACTGCTATTTGCTGTTAGTAAAGAGCCACGAAACATCACATATTCGCAATATATGCAGCTAATGGATGGAAATTTTATAGACCGCGCTGTAATCGATGACGATGAAGTCGTGCTTTATGCACAAAACAATCGTTTTTATATTATAAAAGATGGCATCGATCTAAAAGAGCTTATTAAAAAAGTGCCTGTTGAAAAGACTAAGCAATACATCACTCCTGGCATGATCTGGGGATTTATCATCTTTGTCTGCTTCGTGCTTTGGTATGCTTATATCTTTAGAAGTATCAGGAAAAAAGAGGAGAGCTTGCTTAGCAAAAAAGAGGGCGCATTTGAGATAGAAAGCGTACTAAATCAAAATACTATGCCAGTCATCTCAAATGTGAGATTTAGCGATGTGGCTGGTATTAGCGAGGTTAAAAGCGAGCTTAGTGAGATAGTTGATTTTCTTAAAAATCCACAAAAATATAGAAATTTTGGTATCAAAATGCCAAAAGGCGTGCTAATGATCGGCCCTCCAGGCGTTGGTAAAACGCTTGTGGCAAAGGCAGTTGCAGGCGAGGCAAATGTGCCGTTTTTTTACCAAAATGGCGCAAGCTTTGTGCAAATTTACGTCGGCATGGGCGCAAAAAGAGTTAGAGAGCTCTTTAGTAGAGCCAAATCCTACGCACCTTCAATCATCTTTATCGACGAGATAGACGCCGTTGGCAAGAGCAGGGGTGGCACTAGAAACGACGAGCGAGAAGCCACGCTAAATCAGCTGCTAACCGAGATGGACGGCTTTGAAGATAACTCAGGGGTCATCGTCATAGCTGCAACAAACAGGATCGAGATGATCGACGAGGCGCTACTTAGATCAGGGCGCTTTGATAGGCGTATATTTTTGTCAATGCCTGATTTTAACGACAGGGTGGCTATCCTAAACACATATCTAAGAGATAAAAACTGCGAAGTGCCAGCTGAAGATATCGCCAGGATGAGTGTTGGCTTTTCTGGTGCGGCACTTAGCACGCTTGTAAATGAAGCAGCGATAAACGCTCTAAGAAACGGCGAAAGCGTGCTTAGGATGAGGGATTTTGAGGCTGTTTTAAACAAGGTCTTGCTCGGCAAGAAAAAGGTGCTAAGCTACAGCGAGAGCGAGAAGAAAATTCAAGCCATCTATCAAGGCGCAAAGGCGCTAAGTGCTTACTGGTTTGATGTGAAATTTGAAAAAATTTCGCTCATTGAAGACCGCTTTATGGCGACTGAGCAAGAGATCGAGTCAAAGTCACAGATGCTCTCACGCATAAAGGTTTTAATCTCTGGCATGTGCAAGCTTGAAATCGATGAGAACGACATCTTTTCAAACTCAAGTAACGATCTAAATTTAGCAAAAGAGATCGCCTCAAAGATGGTTTATGAGTATGGCATGGGAAATTCTTTCGTGCCAAATCCAAACGATGTGGAAGAAATTTTAAAACAAGCAAAAGATGAGATAATGTCCTTTTTAAAGGGCACGAACGAGCAGATCGCAAGGATAAGCTCATATCTGCTTGCTTATGAGAGCGTAGATAAAGAGACGCTTGCTAAAATTTTAAATGAAAACTACTAA
- the mog gene encoding molybdopterin adenylyltransferase, with translation MKAKIGILTMSDRASEGTYEDKSGPAIKEVLDGWIVSEREYFYEVIPDELDLIKERLVHMIDVLGCDLVLTTGGTGPAVRDVTPEATEAVCEKMMPGFGELMRAASLKYVPTAILSRQTAGIRGHALIINLPGQPKAIKECLEPVFPAVPYCIDLIEGAFIETDENVMKVFRPKQKKIS, from the coding sequence ATGAAAGCAAAAATAGGAATTCTAACTATGTCCGATCGCGCAAGTGAGGGCACATACGAGGACAAATCAGGCCCAGCGATCAAAGAGGTGCTTGATGGCTGGATAGTAAGCGAAAGAGAGTATTTTTACGAGGTGATCCCTGATGAGCTTGATCTCATAAAAGAGAGGCTCGTGCACATGATAGACGTGCTAGGATGCGACCTTGTGCTAACTACTGGAGGCACAGGACCAGCAGTGAGAGATGTCACCCCAGAGGCTACTGAGGCAGTTTGCGAGAAGATGATGCCAGGCTTTGGCGAGCTAATGAGAGCTGCGAGCTTAAAATATGTCCCAACAGCGATCCTATCACGCCAAACAGCAGGCATAAGAGGCCATGCGCTCATCATAAATTTACCAGGACAGCCAAAGGCGATAAAAGAGTGCTTAGAGCCTGTATTTCCAGCGGTGCCATACTGCATCGATCTTATAGAGGGTGCATTTATAGAAACTGATGAAAATGTGATGAAAGTTTTCCGCCCAAAACAAAAGAAAATCTCGTAA
- a CDS encoding COG3400 family protein — translation MKKILIIADGTFARNFLNRLLETKSNLHHYIVVSSEDYSQKSNYENFTFYQFDPTSLSKLKSVSDGYFSQFCIVCDDKNEAIAVYENLRQISTKTETVFMSSWELDEKCKEIFASDKHLSVVDIRDIAASRLMDYLPDLPVLADNIGLSEGEIMEVKVPIGSSYMYRHISSVAQKKWRIALIYRGSEIILPKPNVMIQPSDILLIVGDPNVLQNVYRSIKRESGQFPSPFGSNIYVLIDMISMDKERVSKLIKDSLYLHSKLNNKRLFFRVINPTLGENLDTLKAIKEKNIIVLMDYFNSDNKSIKYDVLKHDIGLILSDDKYFFKFKKLFYELKLPVLKTGKILLSNIKEGVILGDQSQEVENQSAVITDCCAQLDLEMKFYYFDNKHSDDEALREHFESISALFSKRIKIENHNLKNPLVKLKNTKDLLHFVMFSKSVANGGAFAFLSTNLNRLYKKLSQNAQLFVPVSE, via the coding sequence ATGAAGAAAATTTTAATAATCGCAGATGGAACTTTCGCAAGAAATTTTTTAAACAGACTGCTTGAAACAAAATCAAATTTGCATCACTATATCGTTGTTTCAAGTGAGGATTACAGTCAAAAATCAAATTATGAAAATTTTACGTTTTACCAGTTTGACCCAACTAGTCTTTCAAAGCTAAAAAGCGTGAGCGATGGCTATTTTAGTCAGTTTTGTATAGTTTGCGATGATAAAAATGAGGCGATTGCTGTTTATGAAAATTTAAGACAGATCAGCACAAAGACCGAGACTGTTTTTATGAGCTCATGGGAGCTTGATGAAAAATGCAAAGAAATATTTGCAAGCGATAAACACTTAAGCGTGGTTGATATCAGAGATATTGCAGCATCAAGGCTTATGGACTATTTACCAGATCTACCAGTTTTAGCTGATAATATCGGGCTTAGTGAGGGTGAGATCATGGAAGTTAAGGTGCCAATAGGTAGCTCTTATATGTATCGTCACATCAGCTCAGTAGCTCAAAAAAAATGGCGAATAGCCCTCATATATCGAGGCAGCGAGATCATCTTGCCAAAGCCAAATGTAATGATACAGCCAAGCGATATATTACTGATTGTTGGTGATCCAAATGTGCTTCAAAATGTTTACCGCTCAATTAAGCGTGAAAGTGGGCAGTTTCCAAGTCCGTTTGGTAGCAATATCTATGTGCTGATTGATATGATCTCAATGGATAAAGAACGTGTTAGCAAGCTCATAAAGGATAGCTTGTATTTGCATTCAAAGCTAAATAATAAACGACTTTTTTTTAGAGTGATAAATCCAACTTTAGGTGAAAATTTAGATACTTTAAAAGCGATAAAAGAGAAAAATATCATCGTCTTGATGGATTATTTTAATAGTGATAACAAATCTATAAAATATGACGTTTTAAAGCACGATATCGGTCTAATCTTAAGCGATGATAAATACTTTTTTAAATTTAAGAAGCTATTTTATGAGCTAAAACTTCCAGTGCTAAAAACAGGCAAAATTTTGCTTTCAAATATAAAAGAGGGCGTGATACTAGGCGATCAAAGTCAAGAAGTGGAGAATCAATCAGCCGTGATAACAGACTGCTGTGCACAGCTTGATTTGGAGATGAAATTTTACTATTTTGATAATAAGCATAGCGATGATGAAGCGTTAAGAGAGCATTTTGAGAGCATTAGTGCGCTATTTTCTAAGCGTATAAAGATAGAAAATCACAATCTTAAAAATCCGCTTGTAAAACTAAAAAATACAAAAGATTTGCTTCATTTTGTGATGTTTAGCAAAAGCGTGGCAAATGGTGGGGCATTTGCCTTTTTATCGACAAATTTAAATAGGCTTTATAAAAAACTAAGCCAAAATGCACAGCTTTTTGTGCCAGTAAGTGAGTAA
- a CDS encoding MlaD family protein, translating to MENRNSYTIVGMFFMACLTAFAIFIWWMTSKNNTKVDFKEYYIHTTELPSGLKVDSTVKFIGVPAGSVSDINFVDDKNALINITMKIREDLPIKADSVASIEVQAISGVASINISRGTKDFTSGQKPILQLEESLFSKLGNNAENITLKINQTLDKVDNFFSPENIAHVESVLKNIDKFTQVLTDEEGLSEVDSIVKNVKNFTDTLNKTDTKELVKNLNRLISNANQVFVSANSAITGYNSLQELITKKAKDGEYDLRNTVSPLLREASDFLNGFDKTLREFRGALQRLEDNPYEFFFTNPVPNDKGDKK from the coding sequence ATGGAAAATAGAAATTCTTATACTATTGTTGGCATGTTTTTTATGGCTTGCCTTACAGCATTTGCGATATTTATCTGGTGGATGACTAGTAAAAATAATACAAAGGTTGATTTTAAAGAGTACTACATCCACACGACTGAGCTACCAAGCGGTCTAAAGGTTGATTCAACAGTTAAATTTATCGGTGTGCCAGCCGGAAGTGTTAGTGATATAAATTTTGTCGATGATAAAAACGCTCTTATAAACATTACGATGAAGATAAGAGAAGATCTGCCGATAAAGGCTGATAGCGTGGCAAGTATAGAAGTTCAGGCCATCAGCGGTGTGGCTAGTATAAATATAAGCCGTGGTACAAAAGACTTTACATCAGGTCAAAAGCCTATCTTGCAGCTTGAAGAGAGCCTCTTTTCAAAGCTTGGAAACAACGCTGAAAACATTACTTTAAAGATAAATCAAACACTTGATAAAGTCGATAACTTTTTCTCGCCTGAAAATATTGCTCACGTAGAGTCAGTCCTTAAAAATATTGATAAATTTACACAAGTTTTAACAGACGAAGAGGGGCTAAGTGAGGTTGATAGTATCGTTAAAAATGTAAAAAATTTTACAGATACTTTAAACAAAACCGATACAAAAGAACTGGTTAAAAATTTAAATAGACTAATTTCAAATGCAAACCAAGTTTTTGTATCAGCAAATTCGGCTATTACCGGATATAATTCTCTGCAAGAGCTCATCACAAAAAAGGCTAAAGATGGCGAATACGACCTTAGAAATACAGTTAGTCCATTATTAAGAGAAGCGAGTGATTTTTTAAATGGATTTGACAAGACACTTCGTGAGTTTAGAGGCGCGCTTCAAAGGCTTGAAGATAATCCTTACGAGTTTTTCTTTACAAATCCAGTGCCAAACGACAAAGGAGATAAAAAATGA
- a CDS encoding ABC-type transport auxiliary lipoprotein family protein: MRNLIFLTATLLFLGCSLKTDVPVATMYEIHYSNKACSAENKQKELKNVFIENVSALDMVDTRKILIVAENNKIRYLSDAKFVSEPSEMVYKSLVKGLYSNCAAKPIFSPNAKDLRLKVSIISLQIRGDKAEVSLAYELFNANTSLKSGMITKEIFCPDPSSSTIFDTINKATNLAIDTLISEIIS, from the coding sequence ATGAGAAATTTAATCTTTCTAACGGCTACGCTTTTATTTCTTGGCTGCTCGCTAAAGACGGATGTGCCAGTTGCAACGATGTATGAAATTCACTATTCAAATAAGGCTTGCTCAGCTGAAAACAAGCAAAAAGAGCTAAAAAATGTCTTCATCGAAAATGTAAGTGCTCTTGATATGGTCGATACTAGAAAAATTTTGATCGTAGCTGAAAATAATAAAATCAGATATCTAAGCGACGCTAAATTTGTATCTGAGCCAAGCGAAATGGTCTATAAATCGCTTGTAAAAGGGCTTTATTCAAACTGCGCTGCAAAGCCGATATTTTCGCCAAATGCAAAAGATCTTAGGCTAAAAGTTAGCATCATCTCACTTCAGATAAGAGGCGACAAGGCCGAAGTTTCACTAGCTTATGAGCTATTTAATGCAAACACTTCGCTAAAATCAGGCATGATCACAAAAGAAATTTTCTGTCCAGATCCAAGCTCAAGTACTATTTTTGATACGATAAATAAGGCTACAAATTTAGCAATCGATACACTAATCTCTGAAATAATCTCTTAA